One Halostagnicola kamekurae DNA segment encodes these proteins:
- a CDS encoding putative manganese transporter, with protein sequence MNELLDVLFASLRDGYVQVSTFVAVTILAFGLIQYWTDGAVVGAIENNERLQVLFGGLLGLTPGCGGAIIVMPLYVRGTVSFGTVVATLGATAGDSAFVILALAPEAALYAYAIAFAASVATGYLVDSVGLGVTRVDNAVSQLSPAMADGGTVVNNGVGPNPAHDYGGPSPTHSHESGPDRVSRVLTPLSHLAHVLWWAAALVGLGLGTLYLLRGGPEVPLALGLGFDGLFTIVGISGAVLSLYLYGVGRHYVGEGEVARARDSFGSIYDTLTHAAMETSFVTVWVLVAFLVYEYAVVLTGLDVTAIAATAGVLAPIGGAMVGLIPGCGPQILLASVYAEGGLPFSALSANAIAQDGDALFPLLAVDAKAAIVATIYNFLPAVVVGVALHLLWGPVFGMAQFGFGVL encoded by the coding sequence GTGAACGAACTGCTAGACGTTCTTTTCGCTTCCCTCCGGGACGGTTACGTGCAGGTGAGCACGTTCGTCGCGGTGACGATACTCGCGTTCGGTCTGATCCAGTACTGGACCGACGGTGCCGTGGTCGGCGCGATCGAGAACAACGAGCGACTGCAAGTCCTGTTCGGCGGACTTCTGGGATTGACCCCCGGCTGTGGCGGTGCGATTATCGTCATGCCGCTCTACGTCCGCGGCACGGTTAGCTTCGGGACCGTCGTCGCGACGCTCGGCGCGACCGCCGGCGACTCGGCGTTCGTGATCCTCGCGCTCGCGCCCGAGGCCGCGCTGTACGCATACGCCATCGCATTCGCCGCCTCCGTCGCGACCGGCTACCTCGTCGACTCCGTCGGACTGGGCGTCACTCGAGTCGACAACGCCGTCTCCCAACTCTCGCCGGCGATGGCCGACGGCGGGACCGTGGTCAACAACGGCGTCGGACCCAACCCCGCCCACGACTACGGCGGCCCGTCCCCGACCCACTCCCACGAGTCGGGGCCGGATCGGGTCTCTCGAGTGCTCACGCCGCTTTCACACCTCGCGCACGTCCTGTGGTGGGCCGCCGCGCTCGTGGGACTCGGACTCGGGACCCTCTACCTGCTTCGGGGCGGCCCCGAGGTACCGCTCGCGCTCGGTCTCGGATTCGACGGCCTGTTCACCATCGTCGGCATCTCCGGCGCGGTGCTGTCGCTGTACCTCTACGGCGTCGGCCGCCACTACGTCGGCGAGGGAGAGGTTGCGCGGGCTCGAGACTCCTTCGGGTCGATCTACGATACGCTCACCCACGCGGCGATGGAGACGAGTTTCGTCACCGTCTGGGTGCTCGTCGCCTTCCTCGTCTACGAGTACGCCGTCGTCCTGACCGGGCTGGACGTCACGGCCATCGCGGCGACGGCGGGCGTGCTCGCACCGATCGGCGGCGCGATGGTCGGGTTGATCCCCGGCTGTGGCCCGCAGATCCTGCTGGCGAGCGTCTACGCCGAGGGCGGACTGCCGTTCTCCGCGCTCTCCGCGAACGCAATCGCCCAGGACGGCGACGCGCTGTTCCCGCTGTTGGCCGTCGACGCCAAGGCGGCCATCGTCGCGACGATCTACAACTTCCTGCCGGCCGTCGTCGTCGGCGTCGCGCTCCACCTCCTGTGGGGCCCCGTCTTCGGCATGGCTCAGTTCGGATTCGGCGTGCTGTGA
- a CDS encoding GNAT family N-acetyltransferase yields the protein MHVRPATADDLESIRAVARETWHDTYDELDAETIDWAIDEWYGAGAIPLEAPGTVVLVVEVEDAAGEGSSDRADDTPVNEWDARSTAAAEPAGEEPAAESGNDAGDRIVGFAQAVVHGETADVLRLYVHPDFQGRGIGTRLHERLRIQLEAYDIERIQLIDFAFNDEGRGFYESLGFERTDEGEVEIAGEFYPEVVYTLEV from the coding sequence ATGCACGTTCGACCCGCGACTGCGGACGACCTCGAGTCGATCAGAGCGGTCGCCCGGGAGACGTGGCACGACACCTACGACGAACTCGACGCGGAGACGATCGACTGGGCGATCGACGAGTGGTACGGCGCGGGTGCGATCCCGCTCGAGGCCCCGGGGACCGTCGTCCTCGTCGTCGAAGTCGAAGACGCCGCGGGCGAAGGCTCGAGCGATCGTGCAGACGACACTCCGGTCAACGAGTGGGACGCCCGCTCGACCGCCGCCGCCGAACCTGCCGGCGAAGAACCTGCCGCCGAATCCGGTAACGACGCGGGCGATCGAATCGTCGGGTTCGCCCAGGCCGTCGTCCACGGCGAGACGGCCGACGTGCTTCGGCTGTACGTCCACCCCGATTTTCAGGGCCGCGGGATCGGCACCCGACTCCACGAACGGCTCAGGATCCAACTCGAGGCGTACGATATCGAGCGCATTCAGCTGATCGACTTCGCGTTCAACGACGAGGGACGGGGCTTCTACGAGTCGCTCGGATTCGAACGAACCGACGAGGGCGAGGTCGAAATCGCCGGCGAGTTCTACCCCGAAGTGGTCTACACGCTAGAAGTATAA
- a CDS encoding translation initiation factor translates to MANDDSIDDLLDELDSQGDLESSQQTLSIRMERRRYDKPVTIIEGFDLPNSEVQSVASDLKSAVGAGGTVDDGRIEIQGDHRDRVPDLLRDRGFEIRG, encoded by the coding sequence GTGGCAAACGACGATTCGATCGACGATTTGCTCGACGAACTCGACAGTCAGGGCGACCTCGAGAGCTCCCAGCAGACGCTCTCGATTCGCATGGAGCGCCGGCGCTACGACAAGCCCGTCACCATCATCGAGGGGTTCGATCTTCCGAATTCGGAGGTCCAGTCGGTTGCATCGGATCTCAAGAGCGCCGTCGGCGCGGGCGGAACCGTCGACGACGGACGGATCGAGATTCAGGGCGACCACCGGGATCGAGTGCCCGATCTGCTACGAGATCGCGGGTTCGAAATACGCGGTTGA
- a CDS encoding excinuclease ABC subunit C, producing the protein MNAETVRERARSLPREPGVYQFRADEATLYVGKAVDLRDRVHSYADPRSARIRRMVDRADDIEIAVTDTETQALLLEANLIKRHQPRYNVRLKDDKSYPMVQLTDHAAPRIEITRDPNESATVFGPYTNKGRVETVVKALRETYGVRGCSDHKYSGRDRPCLDYEMGLCTAPCTREIDLESYVEDVTVVERFLEGETGILADPLRREMEEAAQDKQFERAANLRDRLESVEAFHGEGGEAVQSAGNERAVDVLGVAIEGENATVARLRAEDGKLVERDRHRVEAPAPDSETERVASVLAAFLVQYYAERDLPDALLLPERHGDEEVAGWLETEGIDVRVPGAGREAKLVDLALKNARRNVGGRDECGMLADALGLEAADRLEGFDVSHAQGKSAVGSNVAFVDGNAEKADYRRKKLADQNDDYDNMRALLEWRARRAVEGRDDRPDPDLLVIDGGEGQLEAARDALEMVGWDVPAIALAKAEETVITPDREFSWPSDAPHLHLLQRVRDESHRFAVQYHQTIRDEVKTVLDDVPGVGPETRKRLLGRFGSVENVREASLEDLRSVEGVGSKTAETIESRL; encoded by the coding sequence ATGAACGCCGAGACGGTTCGCGAGCGGGCGCGGTCGCTGCCGCGCGAGCCCGGCGTCTACCAGTTTCGCGCCGACGAGGCGACCCTCTACGTCGGGAAGGCCGTCGACCTACGGGATCGGGTGCACTCGTACGCCGATCCGCGAAGCGCTCGGATCCGGCGGATGGTCGATCGCGCCGACGACATCGAGATAGCCGTCACGGACACGGAAACCCAGGCGCTGTTGCTCGAGGCGAACCTGATAAAGCGCCACCAGCCCCGCTACAACGTCCGACTGAAAGACGACAAGTCCTACCCGATGGTCCAGTTGACCGACCACGCGGCCCCGCGGATCGAGATCACGCGCGATCCGAACGAGTCCGCGACCGTCTTCGGGCCGTACACGAACAAGGGTCGGGTAGAGACCGTCGTCAAAGCGCTGCGAGAGACCTACGGCGTCCGGGGCTGTTCGGACCACAAGTACTCGGGTCGGGACCGGCCGTGTCTCGACTACGAGATGGGCCTCTGTACCGCCCCCTGCACGCGAGAGATCGACCTCGAGAGCTACGTCGAGGACGTGACCGTCGTCGAGCGGTTTCTCGAGGGCGAGACCGGAATCCTCGCGGACCCGCTTCGGCGGGAGATGGAAGAGGCGGCACAGGACAAGCAGTTCGAACGCGCGGCCAACCTTCGGGACCGACTCGAGTCGGTCGAGGCGTTCCACGGCGAGGGCGGCGAAGCCGTTCAGTCGGCCGGCAACGAACGGGCCGTCGACGTGCTCGGCGTCGCGATCGAAGGCGAGAACGCGACGGTCGCGCGACTCCGCGCCGAAGACGGCAAGCTGGTCGAACGGGACCGCCACCGCGTCGAAGCGCCGGCCCCCGACAGCGAGACCGAGCGCGTCGCGTCCGTCCTCGCGGCGTTTCTCGTCCAGTACTACGCCGAGCGGGACCTGCCGGACGCCCTGTTGCTCCCCGAGCGCCACGGCGACGAGGAGGTCGCGGGCTGGCTCGAGACGGAAGGAATCGACGTCCGCGTTCCGGGTGCCGGCCGCGAGGCGAAACTCGTCGACCTCGCGCTGAAAAACGCTCGGCGGAACGTCGGCGGTCGCGACGAGTGTGGCATGCTCGCCGACGCGCTCGGCCTCGAGGCGGCCGATCGGCTCGAGGGGTTCGACGTGAGCCACGCCCAGGGGAAATCGGCGGTCGGCAGCAACGTCGCGTTCGTCGACGGCAACGCCGAAAAGGCCGATTATCGCCGGAAGAAACTCGCCGATCAGAACGACGACTACGACAACATGCGGGCGCTGCTCGAGTGGCGCGCCCGCCGCGCCGTCGAGGGCCGGGACGACCGCCCGGACCCCGACCTGCTGGTGATCGACGGCGGGGAGGGTCAGCTCGAGGCGGCTCGAGACGCGCTCGAGATGGTGGGCTGGGACGTTCCGGCGATCGCGCTGGCCAAGGCCGAGGAGACGGTCATCACGCCCGATCGGGAGTTCTCCTGGCCGTCGGACGCCCCGCACCTGCACCTGCTCCAGCGTGTGCGCGACGAGTCTCACCGCTTTGCGGTCCAGTACCACCAGACGATCCGCGACGAGGTGAAGACGGTGTTAGACGACGTTCCGGGGGTCGGCCCCGAGACGCGAAAGCGGTTGCTCGGTCGCTTCGGCAGCGTCGAAAACGTCCGCGAGGCCTCCCTCGAGGATCTTCGGAGCGTCGAGGGCGTCGGATCGAAGACGGCCGAGACGATCGAGTCGAGACTCTGA
- a CDS encoding ABC transporter ATP-binding protein, translated as MAAIEATALTKSYGRTLALEDLSFEVREGEVFGFLGPNGAGKSTTINILLDFIRPTAGEVNVLGMDAQARSRDIRQRTGVLPEGFETYDRLTGRQHLEFALDSKGADDDPDELLERVGIPDAGDRKAGGYSKGMSQRLMLAMALIGEPDLLILDEPSTGLDPNGAREMREIVLEEADRGATVFFSSHIMEQVEAVCDRVGILKDGQMVAVDTVEGLRDSVSTGTTLRITVDRIDSGAVDDIRAMPEVNSIRTDESGPSLIVECNGSKTTVLNEIEQQGLEVRDFQTKEASLEDVFQSYTTGREVRAQ; from the coding sequence ATGGCTGCGATAGAAGCCACCGCCCTGACAAAATCCTACGGTCGGACGCTCGCGCTCGAGGACCTCTCCTTCGAGGTCCGCGAAGGCGAAGTGTTCGGCTTTTTGGGTCCAAACGGTGCCGGAAAGTCCACGACGATCAATATCCTCCTCGACTTCATCCGGCCGACCGCCGGCGAGGTGAACGTCCTCGGGATGGATGCACAGGCACGGAGCCGCGACATCCGCCAGCGAACCGGCGTCCTCCCCGAAGGGTTCGAGACCTACGACCGGCTCACCGGTCGCCAGCACCTCGAGTTCGCCCTCGACTCGAAGGGTGCCGACGACGATCCGGACGAGCTCTTAGAGCGGGTCGGCATCCCCGACGCCGGCGACCGAAAGGCCGGCGGCTACTCGAAGGGGATGTCCCAGCGACTCATGCTCGCGATGGCGCTTATCGGCGAACCCGACCTCCTGATTCTCGACGAGCCCTCGACGGGACTCGACCCCAACGGGGCTCGGGAAATGCGCGAGATCGTCCTCGAGGAAGCAGACCGCGGCGCAACCGTCTTCTTCTCGAGCCACATCATGGAGCAGGTCGAAGCCGTCTGCGACCGCGTCGGCATCCTCAAGGACGGCCAGATGGTCGCCGTCGACACCGTCGAAGGCCTGCGCGATTCGGTCAGCACCGGCACGACGCTTCGGATCACCGTCGACCGAATCGACAGCGGGGCGGTCGACGACATCCGCGCGATGCCGGAAGTCAACTCCATCAGAACGGACGAGAGCGGCCCGTCGCTCATCGTCGAGTGTAACGGATCGAAAACGACCGTTCTGAACGAGATCGAACAGCAGGGACTCGAAGTCCGGGACTTCCAGACCAAGGAGGCGTCGCTCGAGGACGTCTTCCAGTCGTACACGACCGGACGGGAGGTGCGCGCCCAATGA
- a CDS encoding ABC transporter permease, with the protein MSTETASSSGSGSATSSINLESVRAVAKKDFQDAVRSWVFWGLSFLFFLLLVGITGGIAYFSTGSGSTQELTTGGLISIVRDVTRVIIPLIALILGWKSIAGERESGTIKVLLSLPHSRKDVVLGKLIGRSAVLSLSMIIGFGLAAIVVAGLLGSFDIAQYVGLLGMSILYGIAYTGIAVSLSSLTKSTTLAGGAVFGVFLLFYGAWYLIRIGFSMLVQRDIISGVTYTRTTELSDGTTREMTGERVPDFVLFLDSLDPGTAFNNALSIVSPAIDGVRYPDYIFPNGMPFYLEDWVSFIILLCWIVIPTAIALWRFDRVDL; encoded by the coding sequence ATGAGCACCGAGACCGCGAGCAGTTCGGGATCGGGTTCGGCGACGAGTTCGATCAATCTCGAGAGCGTCCGCGCAGTCGCGAAGAAGGACTTCCAGGACGCGGTGCGCTCGTGGGTGTTCTGGGGACTGAGTTTCCTCTTCTTCCTGTTGCTGGTCGGTATCACGGGCGGAATAGCGTATTTCAGTACCGGTTCCGGGTCGACGCAGGAATTGACGACGGGTGGGCTCATTTCGATCGTTAGGGATGTGACGCGGGTCATTATCCCACTGATCGCATTGATATTGGGCTGGAAATCGATCGCCGGAGAGCGAGAGAGCGGCACCATCAAAGTGTTGCTCTCGCTCCCGCACTCGCGAAAGGACGTGGTGCTCGGCAAACTGATCGGCCGCTCTGCCGTACTGTCGCTGTCGATGATCATCGGGTTCGGTCTCGCGGCCATCGTCGTCGCCGGCCTACTCGGTAGCTTCGACATCGCGCAGTACGTCGGATTACTCGGAATGTCGATCCTCTACGGCATCGCGTACACCGGCATCGCCGTCTCGCTCTCCTCGCTTACCAAATCGACGACGCTTGCCGGTGGTGCGGTCTTCGGCGTCTTCCTGCTATTTTACGGTGCCTGGTACCTCATCCGCATCGGATTCAGTATGCTGGTGCAGCGGGACATAATCAGTGGGGTCACGTACACGCGGACGACCGAGTTATCAGATGGGACGACTAGGGAGATGACGGGGGAGCGGGTTCCCGATTTCGTATTGTTCCTCGACTCACTCGATCCGGGAACCGCCTTCAATAACGCGCTCTCGATCGTGAGTCCGGCCATCGACGGCGTCAGATATCCGGATTACATATTCCCGAACGGCATGCCGTTCTACCTCGAGGATTGGGTCTCCTTTATCATCCTGCTTTGCTGGATCGTCATTCCGACCGCCATCGCACTCTGGCGGTTCGACCGCGTCGACCTGTAA
- a CDS encoding DUF7522 family protein: MSTGSIDQELVDELLSVCRTAVGDELRSITYFTEDEVEQLYLRSDLERTADLVGFAEHEALGFRSQSAYRNTQLGEYEATIRMFENGYLTRVISGELGVWVTTDPLSMERFEELSTALRSVLEEYGTSEA; this comes from the coding sequence ATGAGCACTGGTAGCATCGATCAGGAATTGGTCGACGAACTCCTGAGTGTCTGTCGAACCGCGGTTGGCGACGAACTCCGGAGCATCACCTACTTCACCGAAGACGAGGTCGAACAGCTGTATCTCCGCTCGGACCTCGAGCGGACCGCAGACCTCGTCGGCTTCGCCGAACACGAGGCGCTCGGCTTTCGGTCGCAGTCGGCGTACCGAAACACCCAGCTCGGCGAGTACGAGGCGACGATTCGGATGTTCGAAAACGGCTACCTCACGCGCGTCATCAGCGGCGAACTCGGCGTCTGGGTGACGACCGACCCGCTCTCGATGGAGCGGTTCGAGGAACTCTCGACCGCGTTACGATCGGTTCTCGAGGAGTACGGTACGTCCGAGGCCTAA